The following are encoded together in the Robertmurraya sp. FSL R5-0851 genome:
- a CDS encoding toxin regulator — MEKVLVFFKKRWKYVLTGLVAFAIGASAGPSQEQLDKVQGKVNSLNKKLLVKEETVASLEVTNKELQAKVDEAAPWFQMKDDERKQKEAEAKAAEEKRLAEEKAKAEAEAAAKAKAEADAAARAEAEAKKGYDTGITYDQLARTPDDFITQKVKFRGKVVQVMEGDGTTQIRLAVNENYDTILFAEFDSSVVSSRVLEDDIITIMGLSSGLITYESTMGGQISIPGVLVDKIEQ, encoded by the coding sequence TTGGAAAAAGTATTAGTTTTTTTTAAAAAAAGATGGAAATATGTATTAACTGGATTAGTTGCTTTTGCTATTGGAGCGTCCGCCGGGCCATCGCAAGAGCAACTGGATAAGGTACAAGGCAAAGTTAATTCTTTGAATAAAAAACTATTAGTAAAAGAGGAAACAGTAGCAAGTTTAGAAGTTACTAACAAAGAATTACAAGCGAAGGTAGATGAAGCTGCTCCTTGGTTTCAAATGAAAGACGACGAGCGTAAACAAAAAGAAGCGGAAGCTAAGGCAGCCGAAGAAAAACGCTTAGCAGAAGAAAAGGCAAAGGCTGAGGCTGAGGCGGCAGCTAAAGCAAAGGCTGAAGCAGATGCAGCAGCTAGGGCTGAAGCAGAAGCAAAGAAAGGCTATGATACAGGGATTACCTATGACCAGTTGGCAAGAACACCAGATGATTTCATTACTCAAAAAGTTAAATTTCGTGGAAAAGTAGTTCAAGTAATGGAAGGCGATGGCACGACTCAAATAAGATTGGCTGTTAATGAAAATTACGACACCATTCTTTTTGCAGAATTTGATTCTTCTGTTGTTTCATCCAGAGTCTTGGAAGATGACATTATAACGATCATGGGTTTGTCTAGTGGTTTAATCACTTACGAATCTACAATGGGCGGCCAAATATCAATACCAGGTGTTTTAGTTGATAAAATAGAACAGTAA
- a CDS encoding Wadjet anti-phage system protein JetD domain-containing protein, translating into MITIDIIETRVRGFIGDIQHPKQKKKININDLEFQLRKLMEDYFEMDGYSLFYHSIETLQAEGQLIPIQNNQYNGRTPALPLYYWVNIKVQSTKWDRLEMMKLSDQFDFSYYERHPEWQTVEEWKRIHNVYTFLQSNQEREIVSFEERSLELFGYEKFLLDGDSFPEGKGFLARIGVSEEQLKMVSYGEPFVFWMKQGKEIKDIQRVLIVENLSFFHTSIKLLEDNVLDYEPELIIYGEGTKIERSFSFFFRMFPPKSYLFYYAGDLDASGYGILVRLIEKYPECCIQPALKIYRKMLECTEQRNDQKSGQTQNSKYRDSFFQWFTEEEQALLLELWQENKRIPQEVLTIETWRRWM; encoded by the coding sequence GTGATTACTATAGATATCATTGAAACACGGGTGAGAGGTTTTATTGGAGATATTCAACACCCTAAACAAAAAAAGAAGATTAATATTAACGATTTAGAGTTTCAGTTGCGTAAGCTGATGGAGGATTATTTTGAGATGGATGGTTATTCGTTGTTTTATCATTCCATTGAAACATTGCAAGCAGAAGGACAATTGATTCCTATTCAAAATAATCAATATAACGGAAGAACACCGGCGCTCCCCTTATATTACTGGGTGAATATCAAAGTTCAGTCTACCAAGTGGGATCGTTTGGAGATGATGAAGTTAAGTGATCAGTTTGATTTTTCTTATTATGAACGTCATCCTGAATGGCAAACGGTTGAGGAATGGAAACGAATCCATAATGTTTATACTTTTCTCCAAAGCAATCAGGAACGGGAAATCGTTTCATTTGAAGAAAGAAGCTTGGAACTGTTTGGTTATGAAAAATTTTTATTAGATGGTGACAGTTTCCCCGAAGGCAAAGGCTTTTTAGCTAGAATTGGAGTGTCAGAAGAGCAACTGAAAATGGTGAGCTACGGGGAGCCTTTTGTATTTTGGATGAAACAAGGAAAAGAAATAAAAGATATTCAGAGGGTTCTAATTGTTGAGAATCTATCTTTCTTTCATACTTCCATTAAATTATTGGAGGACAACGTACTGGATTATGAACCTGAACTAATTATTTATGGGGAAGGGACAAAAATTGAACGTAGTTTTTCCTTTTTCTTTCGAATGTTTCCGCCCAAATCCTATCTGTTCTATTACGCAGGAGATCTAGATGCCTCAGGATATGGAATCTTGGTTCGGCTTATTGAAAAGTATCCTGAATGCTGTATTCAGCCTGCCTTAAAGATCTATCGGAAAATGCTTGAATGTACAGAACAAAGAAATGACCAGAAATCTGGTCAGACGCAAAATAGCAAATACCGCGATTCCTTTTTCCAATGGTTCACTGAAGAGGAACAAGCATTATTGCTAGAATTGTGGCAGGAAAATAAGCGGATCCCGCAAGAAGTGTTAACAATCGAAACATGGAGGAGATGGATGTGA
- a CDS encoding DUF6063 family protein: MNAETIKKASAVYFTLLKDKVIEENSEHFQTFFDPEVRQTVLLLADESGTYIIESPKRIHLVVQPTGSVFATNFTHMKEKHRQIETKKHFHLISVIIMSFLASIDRNQAAKIRTKREGISYYALERYVNDLMMNWEKILKVKPNFGEEERLDMKEMVTTWKYMEVDTEDYGLKKGNRRTRIGLIASAMRLLETEGLIVILDRDDIPKVIPKQELFERIEYLYHDYDRYEVLKKLMTSEENEHAENPSN; this comes from the coding sequence ATGAATGCTGAAACGATCAAAAAAGCGTCAGCGGTCTATTTTACGTTATTAAAAGATAAAGTCATCGAAGAAAATAGTGAACACTTCCAAACCTTCTTTGACCCGGAAGTCAGACAGACGGTTTTATTATTAGCAGACGAATCAGGTACGTATATCATTGAATCGCCCAAACGCATCCATTTAGTCGTTCAGCCAACTGGCTCGGTGTTTGCAACGAATTTCACTCATATGAAAGAGAAGCATCGCCAGATCGAAACGAAAAAACATTTTCACCTGATCAGCGTGATCATCATGTCATTCTTAGCATCGATAGACCGCAACCAGGCGGCAAAAATTCGAACGAAACGGGAAGGCATTAGCTACTATGCCTTAGAACGGTATGTTAATGACTTGATGATGAATTGGGAGAAGATTCTTAAAGTGAAACCTAATTTCGGAGAAGAAGAACGACTGGATATGAAGGAAATGGTGACTACATGGAAATACATGGAGGTCGACACCGAGGATTATGGATTGAAAAAAGGCAATAGAAGAACGAGAATCGGATTAATTGCCAGCGCTATGCGGTTATTAGAGACAGAAGGGTTAATCGTCATTCTGGATCGGGATGATATTCCAAAGGTGATTCCAAAACAGGAGCTATTTGAGAGAATTGAATACTTGTATCATGATTATGACCGTTACGAAGTTTTAAAAAAATTAATGACATCAGAGGAGAATGAGCATGCCGAAAATCCATCGAATTAG
- a CDS encoding PFL family protein — MTIAMDEILQTIRMVQMENLDIRTVTMGISLRDCADSDFHKMQQNVFHKITTYAKDLTKVAVETEKEFGVPIINKRISITPIAEILGNATVEQTVELAKTLDLAAKQLGVDFIGGFSALVHKGFSKGDETLLKALPEALSVTERVCASVSVATTRTGINMDAVKQLGFVIKEAAERTKDQNGIACAKLVVFCNPVEDNPFMAGAFHGAGEGEAVINVGVSGPGVVLNALKKHPHADLGEVSDIIKKTAFKITRAGELIGRVVAERLDIPFGIMDLSLAPTNAINDSVAEILEEIGLERVGTHGTIAALALMNDAVKKGGAMASSYVGGLSGAFIPVSEDNGMIRGIIDGALSLSKLEAMTCVCSVGLDMIAITGDVTPATLSAMIADEAAIGMINKKTTAVRVIPVPGKQEGEMVEFGGLLGRAPVMGVNPFSSQNMINRGGRIPAPLQALIN; from the coding sequence ATGACAATTGCAATGGATGAAATCCTTCAAACTATACGAATGGTTCAGATGGAAAACCTAGATATTCGAACCGTAACAATGGGAATCAGTCTCCGTGATTGTGCGGATTCCGATTTCCATAAAATGCAGCAAAATGTATTTCATAAAATTACTACTTATGCTAAGGATTTAACGAAAGTAGCAGTAGAAACAGAAAAAGAATTTGGCGTGCCGATTATTAATAAGCGTATATCTATTACGCCCATTGCTGAAATCCTAGGAAACGCAACCGTTGAACAAACGGTAGAGCTTGCAAAAACACTTGATCTAGCGGCAAAGCAATTAGGTGTGGATTTTATCGGAGGATTCTCTGCCCTAGTTCACAAAGGTTTTTCTAAAGGTGATGAGACCTTACTTAAAGCCTTGCCAGAAGCACTTAGTGTAACAGAAAGAGTTTGCGCCTCTGTTTCAGTGGCGACTACTCGTACCGGTATTAATATGGATGCGGTTAAGCAATTAGGTTTTGTTATCAAAGAAGCAGCCGAGCGGACAAAGGATCAAAATGGAATTGCTTGTGCTAAGCTCGTTGTGTTTTGTAATCCTGTTGAAGATAATCCATTTATGGCTGGAGCTTTTCATGGAGCTGGAGAAGGCGAAGCGGTTATTAACGTTGGTGTTAGTGGCCCTGGTGTCGTATTGAACGCGTTAAAAAAACACCCACATGCTGACCTTGGAGAAGTATCTGATATTATCAAAAAAACAGCGTTCAAAATTACACGTGCAGGTGAGCTTATTGGTAGAGTGGTAGCCGAGAGGCTCGATATTCCGTTTGGGATTATGGACCTCTCTTTGGCTCCTACCAATGCCATTAATGATAGTGTTGCAGAAATCTTAGAGGAAATTGGCCTTGAGCGCGTGGGTACTCATGGAACAATCGCAGCCTTGGCCCTCATGAATGACGCGGTGAAAAAAGGTGGAGCCATGGCCAGTTCTTATGTTGGTGGATTAAGTGGAGCTTTTATTCCGGTCAGTGAAGATAATGGAATGATTCGAGGAATTATCGACGGTGCTTTAAGTTTATCAAAACTTGAAGCAATGACATGCGTCTGTTCAGTTGGACTTGATATGATTGCTATAACAGGAGATGTTACGCCTGCTACCCTATCCGCAATGATTGCAGATGAAGCAGCTATCGGAATGATAAACAAAAAAACAACAGCAGTAAGGGTCATCCCTGTACCTGGAAAGCAAGAAGGAGAAATGGTTGAATTTGGAGGACTACTTGGGAGAGCACCCGTTATGGGGGTAAATCCATTCAGCTCACAGAATATGATTAATCGCGGCGGAAGAATTCCCGCACCCCTACAAGCACTGATTAATTAA
- a CDS encoding ACT domain-containing protein, translated as MERRRAVVSVIGKDKVGIISKVTTILADNNMNILDISQTILQDFFTMMMIIDVTGNENLSQLRDQLDLVGEEMDLKINIQLEEIFQAMHRI; from the coding sequence ATGGAAAGAAGACGTGCAGTGGTAAGTGTGATCGGAAAGGACAAGGTTGGCATTATTTCTAAAGTAACAACGATTCTTGCTGATAATAACATGAATATTTTGGATATCAGCCAAACTATTTTACAAGACTTTTTTACGATGATGATGATTATTGATGTGACCGGTAACGAAAATTTGTCACAACTCCGTGACCAACTGGATTTAGTTGGGGAGGAAATGGACTTAAAAATAAACATTCAGCTTGAAGAGATTTTTCAAGCGATGCACAGAATTTAG
- a CDS encoding ABC transporter substrate-binding protein encodes MKIMKRFHIILFVLLLTLLNACSSGESSSTNATDENNTEDKEKQLKIGLTVPTLGNPFFVAMSKGAEEVAAKYDAEVITVSADHDLAKQTAQIEDFITKKVDLILLSPFDSAGIAGAVSQAKAAGIPVVALDGFAEGGIDTVVMSDNVQAGRLAAEYLVEQLNEKGNIVIIDGPPVSAVTDRIKGFNEVISKYPDIKVVANQNGEGNREKALTVMEGILSANKKIDAVFTINDEEAVGVQIAQEQAGREDEFFLVSVDGAPAAVDALNKGGSFAGTSAQFPNQMVIDGVALALKIIDGEKVDSEVLIPTEFITQENVDSYSGW; translated from the coding sequence ATGAAAATTATGAAGAGATTTCACATTATATTATTCGTATTACTTTTAACTTTATTAAATGCTTGTAGCAGTGGAGAGAGTTCTTCTACGAATGCTACGGATGAAAATAATACTGAAGATAAAGAAAAGCAACTGAAGATCGGGTTGACGGTTCCAACTTTGGGGAATCCATTCTTCGTAGCCATGTCCAAAGGAGCTGAAGAAGTTGCTGCTAAGTATGATGCTGAAGTCATTACAGTGAGTGCCGATCATGATCTGGCAAAGCAAACGGCTCAAATTGAAGACTTTATTACAAAGAAAGTGGATCTTATTTTATTAAGTCCATTTGATTCAGCTGGAATTGCAGGTGCAGTTAGTCAAGCAAAAGCAGCAGGAATTCCGGTTGTTGCTCTTGACGGTTTTGCAGAAGGTGGAATCGATACAGTGGTGATGTCAGATAATGTTCAAGCGGGGAGATTAGCTGCTGAGTACCTAGTAGAGCAATTGAATGAAAAAGGAAATATTGTCATTATTGATGGACCTCCTGTATCAGCGGTTACAGACCGAATTAAGGGCTTTAATGAAGTGATAAGCAAATATCCTGACATTAAAGTGGTTGCTAACCAAAACGGTGAAGGTAACCGTGAGAAGGCGCTAACTGTAATGGAAGGAATATTATCTGCAAATAAGAAAATTGATGCCGTTTTCACGATCAACGACGAAGAAGCGGTTGGAGTACAAATTGCTCAAGAACAAGCTGGTAGAGAAGATGAGTTCTTCCTCGTAAGTGTTGATGGTGCTCCAGCTGCTGTTGATGCACTAAATAAAGGTGGTAGCTTTGCCGGAACTTCAGCACAGTTCCCTAATCAAATGGTAATTGATGGTGTAGCTTTAGCATTAAAAATAATAGATGGAGAGAAAGTTGACTCAGAAGTTCTTATCCCTACTGAATTCATTACTCAAGAAAATGTTGATTCATATAGTGGGTGGTAA
- a CDS encoding sugar ABC transporter ATP-binding protein, with protein MNVTKEQQTKHQSINIQPIMSMKDVSKQFSGVKVLHNVEIDLFKGEVHALMGENGAGKSTLMKIMAGVYQPDGGSIVYKGEEVRWNHPMDARSKGISVIHQEISLSPNLSIGENILMGTSLKKNRMGLISWNDIYEKAEKILTSIGSTLDPRADVSSLSVAQQQMVEIARALSLNSEILIMDEPTASLTDKEIEKLFTIIDELKRKGVAIVYISHRMDEIFKISNRFTVLRDGRLVTSGPISETNPTHLVKLMVGRELNELFVRERKENNIGTKNQPVLELKGVSDKKIVKNVSLKIYPGEIVGLAGLVGAGRTELVRTIFGLSELSEGEIIIEGNLVQIKNPIDAIKLGIAHVPESRKEQGLLPNLSVKENIMMVQFPMYRKFKFLQYKKINREADRYIEELGVRTASKEHNVMGLSGGNQQKVVIAKWLSIGPKVLLLDEPTRGVDIGAKTEIHKIINQLAEKGLAVLMISSELPEILGVSDRILVMHEGKLKVELSHEEATQEKIMYYATGEVK; from the coding sequence ATGAATGTAACGAAAGAGCAACAAACGAAGCATCAATCTATAAATATACAACCTATTATGAGTATGAAGGACGTATCAAAGCAGTTTTCTGGTGTGAAGGTGTTACATAATGTTGAAATTGATCTTTTTAAAGGGGAAGTTCATGCATTAATGGGTGAGAATGGTGCAGGGAAATCTACTTTAATGAAAATAATGGCAGGTGTGTACCAGCCGGATGGTGGATCGATCGTCTATAAAGGTGAAGAAGTGCGGTGGAATCATCCCATGGATGCTAGAAGTAAAGGCATTAGTGTGATTCATCAAGAGATAAGCTTATCTCCCAACTTATCGATTGGAGAAAATATATTAATGGGTACCAGTTTAAAGAAAAATAGAATGGGTTTAATCAGCTGGAATGATATTTATGAGAAGGCAGAGAAAATTTTAACATCGATTGGTTCTACATTGGATCCTCGAGCAGATGTTAGTTCATTAAGTGTCGCTCAACAACAAATGGTAGAAATAGCTCGTGCACTATCACTTAACTCAGAAATATTAATCATGGATGAACCAACCGCCTCTTTAACAGACAAAGAAATAGAGAAGCTTTTTACAATCATAGATGAATTAAAAAGAAAAGGTGTTGCGATTGTTTATATTTCCCACCGAATGGATGAAATTTTTAAAATTTCCAATCGTTTTACCGTACTTCGAGACGGTCGATTGGTCACAAGCGGTCCAATATCTGAAACAAATCCTACGCACCTAGTAAAACTTATGGTAGGACGAGAATTAAATGAGCTGTTTGTAAGAGAGAGAAAGGAAAATAATATAGGAACGAAGAATCAACCAGTACTCGAGTTGAAAGGTGTCTCAGACAAAAAGATCGTGAAAAATGTCTCTTTGAAAATTTATCCTGGGGAAATTGTTGGTTTAGCAGGACTTGTTGGAGCTGGTCGAACAGAGCTTGTAAGAACCATCTTTGGATTATCAGAATTGTCTGAGGGCGAAATCATCATAGAAGGTAACTTGGTTCAAATAAAAAATCCAATTGATGCAATAAAGCTAGGAATAGCCCATGTACCTGAAAGCAGGAAAGAACAGGGTTTATTACCCAATCTATCTGTTAAAGAAAATATCATGATGGTACAGTTTCCTATGTACCGTAAATTTAAGTTCTTGCAGTACAAGAAAATCAACCGTGAAGCGGATCGTTATATTGAGGAACTTGGAGTCAGAACGGCATCTAAAGAACATAACGTAATGGGCCTTAGCGGTGGAAATCAGCAAAAAGTCGTTATTGCAAAATGGCTTTCTATTGGTCCAAAAGTATTGTTACTCGACGAGCCAACACGTGGGGTAGATATAGGTGCGAAAACAGAGATTCATAAAATTATTAATCAACTAGCTGAGAAAGGGCTTGCTGTATTGATGATTTCTTCTGAATTACCCGAAATTCTTGGAGTGAGTGATCGCATATTAGTAATGCACGAAGGTAAATTAAAAGTTGAACTGTCTCATGAGGAAGCAACACAGGAAAAAATCATGTACTATGCTACAGGAGAGGTTAAATGA
- a CDS encoding ABC transporter permease subunit, whose amino-acid sequence MNINVQSTNPTVVTFKDRSKQIFNQLGMLIILALLIVVMSVIAPNFTDSSNILNVLKQSSITAILAAGMTVVILTGGIDLSVGSTLALSGVISVLLSNAGAPVGLAMLAGAGVGYVAGAINGYLTAVPKLPAFIVTLGSMTYLRGLAYVITGGYPVVLASEKFKFIGAGEIFGIPTPIYIMAIVYLIMFVVLKYTMFGRHVYAIGGNEEAAHLTGIKVNRTLINVYSISGLLAGISGVVMAGRLFSGQPMVGIAFELDAIAAVVLGGTSFVGGRGRIQGTIIGVLIVAVLTNGMTLLNVDYYWQQVVKGIVIVIAVLLDRMRSKN is encoded by the coding sequence ATGAATATAAATGTACAATCTACTAATCCAACAGTAGTTACGTTCAAGGATCGTTCCAAACAAATATTTAATCAGCTGGGCATGTTAATCATTCTTGCTTTGTTAATCGTAGTTATGAGTGTAATAGCACCAAATTTCACAGATTCAAGTAATATATTAAACGTATTGAAGCAAAGCTCGATTACAGCAATCCTGGCTGCTGGAATGACGGTAGTGATTCTAACAGGTGGGATAGATTTATCAGTTGGTTCGACTCTCGCTTTAAGCGGTGTTATATCTGTTTTACTTTCAAATGCTGGTGCTCCTGTTGGTTTAGCGATGTTAGCTGGAGCTGGTGTTGGATATGTGGCTGGGGCGATTAACGGTTATTTAACAGCAGTACCCAAGCTTCCGGCGTTTATCGTCACACTTGGTAGTATGACCTATTTAAGAGGATTGGCTTATGTCATTACAGGTGGTTATCCCGTAGTTTTAGCATCAGAGAAGTTCAAGTTTATTGGAGCGGGTGAAATATTTGGAATACCTACTCCGATCTATATCATGGCCATAGTTTATCTCATCATGTTTGTCGTATTGAAATACACGATGTTTGGACGCCATGTCTATGCGATTGGCGGCAACGAAGAGGCTGCCCATCTAACCGGAATTAAAGTGAATCGTACATTAATTAATGTCTACTCGATCAGTGGTTTGCTTGCAGGTATTAGTGGAGTGGTGATGGCAGGGCGCTTATTCTCTGGACAGCCGATGGTGGGTATCGCGTTTGAACTGGATGCGATTGCAGCAGTCGTTCTTGGTGGTACTAGTTTTGTAGGAGGACGAGGAAGAATACAAGGAACCATCATTGGCGTGTTAATTGTGGCTGTACTAACAAATGGGATGACCTTGCTTAACGTAGATTATTATTGGCAACAAGTCGTAAAAGGGATAGTCATTGTCATTGCTGTTCTGCTTGATCGAATGCGCAGTAAAAATTAA
- a CDS encoding aldehyde dehydrogenase family protein, with translation MQSTQVLNKSYINGEWTEGKSERTYDILNPYDHSAITSVHLATKEQLTEAFNHAQRAQKEWAKSTVEDRRAVLHKAAEYLTMNREEIVSIIVRETGGTFLKANVELHLTLEFLEESIKYADEIYKLKEVPGSPEKLHHIYRLPLGVISSISPFNFPMNLSMRTIAPAIALGNSVVHKPDIQVGLSGGIIIAKAFEYAGLPKGVLNVILSDIEEIGDEMLTNPQSKLISFTGSSAVGRRIGAIAGQNLKRVALELGGNSPFVVLSDADVEQAVNAAIFGKFIHQGQICMIINRIIVHKDKYDEFVDKFVARARELPFGDPSDPKTVIGPLVNERQLEKALQYIEEAKLEGATVALEGKRVGNVLTPFVFTNVNNSSKLAQTELFAPIATIIKAQTDSEAIEIANDTDYGLSSAIFTKDLARGEELALQIDSGMTHINDQTVNDAPNIPFGGNKASGLGRFGNPWVVEEFTVTKWVSIQTTNRQYPF, from the coding sequence ATGCAATCAACACAGGTATTAAACAAGAGTTATATTAACGGCGAATGGACGGAAGGAAAAAGTGAACGAACCTATGATATTTTAAATCCATATGATCATTCTGCGATTACCTCAGTACATCTTGCTACCAAAGAACAGCTAACTGAAGCATTCAATCATGCCCAAAGAGCTCAAAAAGAATGGGCCAAGTCTACCGTTGAAGATAGAAGAGCGGTTCTACATAAGGCTGCAGAATATTTAACTATGAATCGTGAAGAAATAGTTTCTATCATCGTACGAGAAACGGGTGGCACTTTTTTAAAGGCCAATGTGGAGTTACATCTTACCCTAGAATTTTTAGAGGAATCCATAAAATATGCTGATGAAATTTATAAATTAAAAGAAGTACCTGGATCACCTGAGAAATTACATCATATTTACCGTCTCCCACTGGGAGTTATTTCTTCTATTTCACCTTTTAATTTTCCAATGAATCTGTCTATGAGAACGATTGCTCCAGCAATTGCTTTAGGAAATAGCGTTGTTCATAAGCCAGATATCCAAGTGGGACTTTCAGGCGGGATCATCATTGCAAAAGCATTTGAATATGCCGGGCTGCCAAAAGGTGTTTTAAATGTGATTTTGTCTGATATTGAAGAAATTGGAGATGAGATGTTAACCAACCCTCAATCCAAGCTAATAAGCTTTACTGGCTCTTCTGCTGTCGGAAGACGTATTGGTGCCATCGCAGGACAAAATTTAAAACGTGTAGCTCTTGAATTAGGTGGAAACAGTCCATTTGTTGTCCTGTCAGATGCCGATGTCGAACAAGCTGTGAATGCTGCTATCTTTGGAAAGTTTATTCACCAAGGACAAATTTGTATGATTATTAACCGAATCATTGTTCATAAAGATAAATATGATGAGTTTGTTGATAAATTTGTAGCTAGAGCGAGAGAACTTCCGTTTGGAGATCCAAGTGATCCAAAGACAGTTATTGGGCCATTGGTTAACGAGCGCCAATTGGAAAAAGCCCTTCAATACATTGAAGAAGCGAAACTTGAAGGAGCAACTGTTGCTTTAGAAGGGAAACGAGTGGGTAACGTCCTTACTCCATTTGTTTTCACGAATGTCAATAATTCTAGTAAATTGGCACAAACCGAGTTATTTGCTCCTATTGCTACTATTATTAAGGCACAAACAGATAGTGAGGCCATTGAAATCGCTAACGATACTGATTATGGACTAAGTTCAGCCATATTTACAAAGGACTTAGCCCGGGGAGAAGAATTAGCCCTCCAAATTGATAGCGGGATGACACATATTAATGACCAAACCGTAAATGATGCTCCAAATATTCCATTCGGAGGAAATAAAGCTAGTGGATTAGGTCGATTCGGAAATCCATGGGTGGTCGAAGAATTCACAGTAACGAAATGGGTATCTATTCAAACAACAAACAGACAGTATCCATTCTAA
- a CDS encoding IS91 family transposase, translating to METNILRRIFFDKHQHWEAFKRKHGAKIRPIVIKEVEKFRDCGDIKNGFKLFVCEGCHDVRKVPYRCKGRFCTTCSVGESEEWSRLLTEDVLQVNHRHVIFTIDEGLRDVFLLHRHLLKDLMDASARLLTDFFKKKAKVTPGIIAGLHTFGSRVNFNPHVHMLVTMGGLTEKGEWKQYDFLPFTMLRKQWQTVVLKLIRNGVSPREKKRIQPRLQKAFTNNGEGFYVYAPKQRGKIKEQLRYIGRYIRRPAIGINRIEAYDGQFVTFKYKDKTDGKDKSETVSVEEFISRLIRHIPDEQFKTIRHYGMYSRRSKNLCKKVLSTWQQKARRWVVKVKKTLRRQTWRERIVASGKKDPLVCQRCECYYEYKGEVCLENGKLEIKVALCKTTRAYLERMINDLTGIKNPQKGKEKEEKHKPKPVQATERQLCLFGVS from the coding sequence ATGGAGACCAATATATTGAGAAGAATATTTTTTGATAAACACCAACATTGGGAAGCTTTCAAAAGAAAACACGGTGCTAAAATCCGCCCTATCGTAATTAAGGAGGTTGAGAAATTTCGAGATTGTGGGGATATCAAAAATGGATTTAAGTTATTTGTGTGTGAAGGTTGTCATGATGTGCGAAAGGTTCCTTACCGATGTAAAGGTCGATTTTGTACCACGTGCTCTGTTGGAGAAAGTGAAGAATGGAGTAGGTTACTTACTGAAGATGTTCTTCAGGTTAATCATCGGCACGTAATTTTTACGATTGATGAAGGACTAAGAGATGTATTTCTCCTTCACCGACATCTATTAAAAGATTTAATGGATGCTTCTGCAAGACTACTTACTGACTTTTTCAAAAAGAAAGCAAAGGTAACACCTGGGATTATTGCTGGACTCCACACTTTTGGTTCAAGGGTCAACTTCAATCCTCACGTACATATGTTAGTTACAATGGGTGGATTAACAGAAAAAGGAGAATGGAAGCAGTATGATTTCTTGCCATTTACGATGCTTCGTAAACAATGGCAAACGGTCGTATTAAAATTAATTAGAAACGGAGTTTCACCAAGAGAAAAGAAAAGAATCCAACCAAGACTTCAAAAGGCGTTCACCAATAATGGCGAAGGCTTCTATGTGTATGCACCTAAACAGAGGGGAAAAATAAAAGAACAACTTCGTTATATTGGCCGTTATATTCGTCGACCAGCGATTGGAATCAATCGGATTGAGGCATATGATGGGCAATTCGTTACGTTCAAATATAAGGATAAAACTGACGGAAAAGACAAATCCGAAACCGTAAGTGTCGAAGAATTTATTTCACGTTTAATTCGCCATATCCCAGACGAGCAATTTAAAACTATTCGGCATTACGGTATGTATTCTAGAAGATCAAAAAACTTGTGTAAAAAAGTGTTGAGTACTTGGCAACAAAAAGCAAGACGTTGGGTTGTAAAAGTTAAGAAAACCTTACGTCGCCAGACGTGGCGTGAAAGAATAGTAGCCAGTGGCAAGAAAGACCCTCTCGTTTGTCAGAGGTGTGAATGTTACTATGAATACAAGGGAGAAGTCTGCCTTGAAAATGGTAAATTAGAAATAAAGGTAGCCTTATGCAAAACTACAAGAGCTTATTTAGAAAGGATGATTAACGATCTCACCGGTATCAAAAACCCGCAAAAAGGGAAAGAAAAAGAAGAAAAACATAAGCCTAAACCAGTCCAAGCAACAGAGCGTCAACTATGTTTGTTTGGCGTGTCATGA